One Oryza sativa Japonica Group chromosome 8, ASM3414082v1 DNA window includes the following coding sequences:
- the LOC107277544 gene encoding disease resistance protein Pik-2-like isoform X2, translated as MEFVTGAMSSLIPKLGELLKEKYNLQKNIRGKIESLSAELRRAQAVLRMVSEVPQDQQNELVKLWASDLREASYDMEDIIDAFLVHVDDDGPKPADPHVLRRLGKQVKKLFKKTKHRVTIADAIQEMEKKLLEIDARHGRYPVDNIVIPARPTPIDPHILNIEKMANNLVGIDEPRDELIKMLSQHERDNNLNTSNRKTKIVYVVGMGGLGKTTLATAVYEKIKVGFPLNAFVPIGQNPNMKAILWNILHRFGLEKYLNCPNMEMLTVQELIGELKQFIKGKSSSTEACDKILKKCAGVPLAIITIASLLASRSGLDWSEVYRAIDFGEDNYEMANTKRILSFSYYDLPSHLKNCLLYLSMFPEDYKIDKNHLIWIWIAEGFVPEKQNTNLGLYELGESYFNELINRSMMIQPIENEFFGCIEGCRVHDMVLDLARSLTSEQNFVTVLDNDEQRKPESTNARRLVLHRTSITSYRFVNMDMKKVRSFVATECNNGNNSVAPPRFQVLRVLSLDKCNGMEDYYIESILQYAGRLGHLRCLQLSSHTEFHRLPKELGDLKFLKILDLGDCGGTIEELPEELGLLTHLLCLRIPRRLEMLPAGLIGKLTSLQELCISLIEEVAVRHFVQELGNLRELRVLYAKIYIGLKDESMQRDFLQSLGCLHKVHTMNIYSIEVRECTRPDAAGSVSCPRLWQLSLPCIKFFSLPVWINSSTLGCLSHLDVKVQVVKEQDMETLGRLPMLCYLKLDSQYTRLISIKKPADDGYFQKLRFFKTPRSFVRFDLHGCESSSGASSFMPRLEHIEFSVDVRFLKDAADLHAGLNNLLAGFNDFGRTSLKSVDARIHCKDALAAEVQEAEVALANAAHGHPNRPVLRTDRAYERMMRSPDDDKPTSWSDQKVFEIHVYPSSNDHHRYLSYLRLLKKPRLEKLIVNIYVSKDGMVGDVDEAVAAARNVVDHHINHPTLEINRMEESISDQHQQVPENN; from the exons ATGGAGTTCGTCACTGGGGCGATGAGTAGCCTGATCCCCAAGCTGGGCGAGCTGCTGAAGGAGAAGTACAATCTGCAGAAGAACATAAGGGGGAAGATCGAGTCTCTCtcggcggagctccggcgagcGCAAGCCGTCCTCCGCATGGTCAGCGAGGTGCCACAAGACCAGCAGAACGAGCTGGTGAAGCTCTGGGCGAGCGACCTCAGGGAGGCGTCCTACGACATGGAGGATATCATCGACGCCTTCTTGGTTCATGTCGACGACGATGGCCCCAAGCCAGCCGACCCACATGTGCTCAGGCGCCTCGGCAAGCAGGTGAAGAAACTGTTCAAGAAGACCAAGCATCGCGTCACCATCGCGGACGCAATCCAAGAAATGGAAAAGAAGCTCCTGGAGATTGATGCAAGGCATGGCAG ATACCCAGTTGATAACATAGTTATCCCTGCACGTCCGACGCCTATTGATCCTCACATCCTAAATATTGAGAAAATGGCAAACAATCTTGTTGGCATTGATGAGCCAAGGGATGAGCTTATTAAGATGTTGTCCCAACATGAGCGTGATAACAATCTTAATACGTCCAATAGGAAGACAAAGATAGTATACGTCGTTGGAATGGGTGGTCTGGGCAAAACCACCCTTGCCACAGCAGTATATGAGAAGATTAAAGTGGGTTTTCCTTTGAATGCTTTTGTTCCAATCGGTCAAAATCCTAATATGAAGGCAATCTTGTGGAACATTCTTCATCGATTTGGCCTGGAGAAGTACCTGAATTGTCCAAATATGGAGATGTTGACTGTACAGGAGCTCATCGGTGAACTCAAGCAATTCATCAAGGGAAAGAG TTCATCAACTGAGGCATGTGACAAGATTTTGAAGAAATGTGCTGGTGTGCCATTAGCTATCATTACGATAGCTAGCTTGTTGGCTAGTAGATCAGGTCTGGACTGGTCTGAGGTGTACAGAGCTATTGATTTTGGAGAAGACAACTATGAAATGGCAAATACTAAAAGGATATTGTCTTTTAGCTACTACGATCTGCCTTCACATTTAAAGAATTGTTTGCTCTATCTAAGCATGTTTCCAGAAGATTATAAAATTGACAAAAATCATTTGATATGGATATGGATAGCTGAAGGTTTTGTCCCTGAGAAACAAAACACAAATTTAGGATTATATGAGCTTGGAGAGAGTTACTTCAATGAGCTGATAAATAGAAGCATGATGATCCAGCCAATTGAGAATGAATTTTTTGGGTGTATAGAAGGTTGTCGTGTTCATGATATGGTGCTCGATCTAGCTCGTTCATTGACAAGTGAACAAAACTTTGTCACTGTATTGGATAACGATGAGCAACGGAAACCTGAAAGCACCAATGCTCGTAGGTTGGTCCTGCACCGTACGAGTATCACGAGCTATCGATTTGTTAATATGGATATGAAGAAAGTGAGGTCATTTGTTGCCACTGAGTGCAATAATGGCAATAATAGTGTGGCACCACCAAGGTTCCAAGTTTTACGTGTGTTGTCCTTGGACAAATGTAATGGTATGGAGGATTATTACATAGAAAGTATTTTGCAGTATGCTGGAAGGCTGGGTCACCTGAGGTGCCTCCAGCTTTCCTCACACACAGAGTTTCATAGGCTCCCTAAAGAATTAGGAGATCTCAAGTTTCTAAAAATACTGGACTTGGGTGATTGTGGCGGTACAATAGAAGAGCTGCCGGAGGAGTTGGGTCTCCTGACACATTTGTTGTGTCTACGTATTCCTCGCAGATTGGAGATGTTGCCAGCTGGTTTGATCGGAAAACTGACATCGCTGCAAGAGCTATGCATAAGTCTTATCGAAGAGGTCGCTGTAAGGCACTTTGTGCAGGAGTTGGGCAACCTCAGAGAACTGAGGGTGCTCTATGCCAAAATTTATATAGGGCTGAAAGATGAGAGCATGCAGAGAGATTTTCTACAGTCCTTAGGCTGTCTACATAAGGTCCACActatgaatatatatagcaTTGAAGTAAGGGAATGCACCAGACCAGATGCAGCAGGTTCTGTGTCCTGTCCTCGGCTCTGGCAGCTGTCATTGCCATGCATCAAGTTTTTTAGCCTACCTGTGTGGATTAACTCATCAACTCTTGGTTGCCTCTCGCATCTAGACGTGAAAGTACAGGTTGTGAAAGAGCAGGACATGGAAACCCTTGGAAGGCTCCCAATGCTCTGTTACCTCAAATTGGATTCCCAATATACCAGGCTAATAAGCATTAAGAAGCCTGCTGATGATGGCTACTTCCAAAAATTGAGATTCTTTAAAACTCCTCGTTCATTTGTCCGGTTTGATCTTCATGGTTGCGAGTCCAGCAGTGGAGCATCTAGCTTCATGCCAAGACTTGAACACATTGAATTCAGTGTCGATGTTCGGTTCCTAAAAGATGCAGCAGACCTGCATGCTGGTCTTAACAACCTGCTTGCAGGCTTCAATGACTTTGGAAGAACTTCGCTCAAGAGTGTCGACGCTAGGATCCACTGTAAGGATGCCCTTGCTGCGGAGGTGCAGGAAGCCGAGGTGGCATTGGCAAATGCAGCACACGGCCATCCCAACCGTCCAGTCCTTCGAACTGATAGGGCATATGAGAGGATGATGCGCTCACCTGATGACGATAAG ccAACAAGCTGGTCCGATCAAAAAGTTTTTGAGATACATGTCTATCCGTCGTCGAATGACCATCATCGTTACCTTAGCTACCTCCGGTTGTTGAAGAAGCCACGCCTGGAGAAGCTTATAGTCAACATATATGTGTCCAAGGATGGTATGGTTGGGGATGTGGATGAAGCTGTGGCAGCTGCGAGGAACGTAGTCGACCATCATATCAACCATCCAACACTTGAGATAAATAGAATGGAAGAAAGTATTTCTGACCAACATCAACAG GTCCCTGAAAATAATTGA
- the LOC107277544 gene encoding disease resistance protein Pik-2-like isoform X1 produces the protein MEFVTGAMSSLIPKLGELLKEKYNLQKNIRGKIESLSAELRRAQAVLRMVSEVPQDQQNELVKLWASDLREASYDMEDIIDAFLVHVDDDGPKPADPHVLRRLGKQVKKLFKKTKHRVTIADAIQEMEKKLLEIDARHGRYPVDNIVIPARPTPIDPHILNIEKMANNLVGIDEPRDELIKMLSQHERDNNLNTSNRKTKIVYVVGMGGLGKTTLATAVYEKIKVGFPLNAFVPIGQNPNMKAILWNILHRFGLEKYLNCPNMEMLTVQELIGELKQFIKGKRFFIVIDDIWDKPSWQILESGLQDNDYGSKILVTTRKSEVATIISDVYNMKPLSHDNSKELLYTRTGSEGKSLDSSSTEACDKILKKCAGVPLAIITIASLLASRSGLDWSEVYRAIDFGEDNYEMANTKRILSFSYYDLPSHLKNCLLYLSMFPEDYKIDKNHLIWIWIAEGFVPEKQNTNLGLYELGESYFNELINRSMMIQPIENEFFGCIEGCRVHDMVLDLARSLTSEQNFVTVLDNDEQRKPESTNARRLVLHRTSITSYRFVNMDMKKVRSFVATECNNGNNSVAPPRFQVLRVLSLDKCNGMEDYYIESILQYAGRLGHLRCLQLSSHTEFHRLPKELGDLKFLKILDLGDCGGTIEELPEELGLLTHLLCLRIPRRLEMLPAGLIGKLTSLQELCISLIEEVAVRHFVQELGNLRELRVLYAKIYIGLKDESMQRDFLQSLGCLHKVHTMNIYSIEVRECTRPDAAGSVSCPRLWQLSLPCIKFFSLPVWINSSTLGCLSHLDVKVQVVKEQDMETLGRLPMLCYLKLDSQYTRLISIKKPADDGYFQKLRFFKTPRSFVRFDLHGCESSSGASSFMPRLEHIEFSVDVRFLKDAADLHAGLNNLLAGFNDFGRTSLKSVDARIHCKDALAAEVQEAEVALANAAHGHPNRPVLRTDRAYERMMRSPDDDKPTSWSDQKVFEIHVYPSSNDHHRYLSYLRLLKKPRLEKLIVNIYVSKDGMVGDVDEAVAAARNVVDHHINHPTLEINRMEESISDQHQQVPENN, from the exons ATGGAGTTCGTCACTGGGGCGATGAGTAGCCTGATCCCCAAGCTGGGCGAGCTGCTGAAGGAGAAGTACAATCTGCAGAAGAACATAAGGGGGAAGATCGAGTCTCTCtcggcggagctccggcgagcGCAAGCCGTCCTCCGCATGGTCAGCGAGGTGCCACAAGACCAGCAGAACGAGCTGGTGAAGCTCTGGGCGAGCGACCTCAGGGAGGCGTCCTACGACATGGAGGATATCATCGACGCCTTCTTGGTTCATGTCGACGACGATGGCCCCAAGCCAGCCGACCCACATGTGCTCAGGCGCCTCGGCAAGCAGGTGAAGAAACTGTTCAAGAAGACCAAGCATCGCGTCACCATCGCGGACGCAATCCAAGAAATGGAAAAGAAGCTCCTGGAGATTGATGCAAGGCATGGCAG ATACCCAGTTGATAACATAGTTATCCCTGCACGTCCGACGCCTATTGATCCTCACATCCTAAATATTGAGAAAATGGCAAACAATCTTGTTGGCATTGATGAGCCAAGGGATGAGCTTATTAAGATGTTGTCCCAACATGAGCGTGATAACAATCTTAATACGTCCAATAGGAAGACAAAGATAGTATACGTCGTTGGAATGGGTGGTCTGGGCAAAACCACCCTTGCCACAGCAGTATATGAGAAGATTAAAGTGGGTTTTCCTTTGAATGCTTTTGTTCCAATCGGTCAAAATCCTAATATGAAGGCAATCTTGTGGAACATTCTTCATCGATTTGGCCTGGAGAAGTACCTGAATTGTCCAAATATGGAGATGTTGACTGTACAGGAGCTCATCGGTGAACTCAAGCAATTCATCAAGGGAAAGAG GTTTTTTATCGTTATAGATGACATATGGGATAAGCCATCATGGCAAATACTCGAAAGTGGTTTACAAGATAATGATTACGGAAGTAAAATACTTGTAACTACTCGTAAATCTGAGGTTGCAACAATTATCAGCGATGTGTACAATATGAAACCACTTTCTCATGATAACTCTAAAGAATTATTGTATACAAGAACTGGTAGTGAAGGCAAATCTCTTGACAGTTCATCAACTGAGGCATGTGACAAGATTTTGAAGAAATGTGCTGGTGTGCCATTAGCTATCATTACGATAGCTAGCTTGTTGGCTAGTAGATCAGGTCTGGACTGGTCTGAGGTGTACAGAGCTATTGATTTTGGAGAAGACAACTATGAAATGGCAAATACTAAAAGGATATTGTCTTTTAGCTACTACGATCTGCCTTCACATTTAAAGAATTGTTTGCTCTATCTAAGCATGTTTCCAGAAGATTATAAAATTGACAAAAATCATTTGATATGGATATGGATAGCTGAAGGTTTTGTCCCTGAGAAACAAAACACAAATTTAGGATTATATGAGCTTGGAGAGAGTTACTTCAATGAGCTGATAAATAGAAGCATGATGATCCAGCCAATTGAGAATGAATTTTTTGGGTGTATAGAAGGTTGTCGTGTTCATGATATGGTGCTCGATCTAGCTCGTTCATTGACAAGTGAACAAAACTTTGTCACTGTATTGGATAACGATGAGCAACGGAAACCTGAAAGCACCAATGCTCGTAGGTTGGTCCTGCACCGTACGAGTATCACGAGCTATCGATTTGTTAATATGGATATGAAGAAAGTGAGGTCATTTGTTGCCACTGAGTGCAATAATGGCAATAATAGTGTGGCACCACCAAGGTTCCAAGTTTTACGTGTGTTGTCCTTGGACAAATGTAATGGTATGGAGGATTATTACATAGAAAGTATTTTGCAGTATGCTGGAAGGCTGGGTCACCTGAGGTGCCTCCAGCTTTCCTCACACACAGAGTTTCATAGGCTCCCTAAAGAATTAGGAGATCTCAAGTTTCTAAAAATACTGGACTTGGGTGATTGTGGCGGTACAATAGAAGAGCTGCCGGAGGAGTTGGGTCTCCTGACACATTTGTTGTGTCTACGTATTCCTCGCAGATTGGAGATGTTGCCAGCTGGTTTGATCGGAAAACTGACATCGCTGCAAGAGCTATGCATAAGTCTTATCGAAGAGGTCGCTGTAAGGCACTTTGTGCAGGAGTTGGGCAACCTCAGAGAACTGAGGGTGCTCTATGCCAAAATTTATATAGGGCTGAAAGATGAGAGCATGCAGAGAGATTTTCTACAGTCCTTAGGCTGTCTACATAAGGTCCACActatgaatatatatagcaTTGAAGTAAGGGAATGCACCAGACCAGATGCAGCAGGTTCTGTGTCCTGTCCTCGGCTCTGGCAGCTGTCATTGCCATGCATCAAGTTTTTTAGCCTACCTGTGTGGATTAACTCATCAACTCTTGGTTGCCTCTCGCATCTAGACGTGAAAGTACAGGTTGTGAAAGAGCAGGACATGGAAACCCTTGGAAGGCTCCCAATGCTCTGTTACCTCAAATTGGATTCCCAATATACCAGGCTAATAAGCATTAAGAAGCCTGCTGATGATGGCTACTTCCAAAAATTGAGATTCTTTAAAACTCCTCGTTCATTTGTCCGGTTTGATCTTCATGGTTGCGAGTCCAGCAGTGGAGCATCTAGCTTCATGCCAAGACTTGAACACATTGAATTCAGTGTCGATGTTCGGTTCCTAAAAGATGCAGCAGACCTGCATGCTGGTCTTAACAACCTGCTTGCAGGCTTCAATGACTTTGGAAGAACTTCGCTCAAGAGTGTCGACGCTAGGATCCACTGTAAGGATGCCCTTGCTGCGGAGGTGCAGGAAGCCGAGGTGGCATTGGCAAATGCAGCACACGGCCATCCCAACCGTCCAGTCCTTCGAACTGATAGGGCATATGAGAGGATGATGCGCTCACCTGATGACGATAAG ccAACAAGCTGGTCCGATCAAAAAGTTTTTGAGATACATGTCTATCCGTCGTCGAATGACCATCATCGTTACCTTAGCTACCTCCGGTTGTTGAAGAAGCCACGCCTGGAGAAGCTTATAGTCAACATATATGTGTCCAAGGATGGTATGGTTGGGGATGTGGATGAAGCTGTGGCAGCTGCGAGGAACGTAGTCGACCATCATATCAACCATCCAACACTTGAGATAAATAGAATGGAAGAAAGTATTTCTGACCAACATCAACAG GTCCCTGAAAATAATTGA